A genomic stretch from Chitinophaga lutea includes:
- a CDS encoding PA0069 family radical SAM protein: MTLPFDTPENPYYKGRGAQVNPKNRFLEQEYAQEHAEGIDEWWQADVPTQIFEEHAKTLVNKVDSPDVGMWYSMNPYQGCEHGCIYCYARNSHQYWGFSAGLDFERKIVAKRNAPELLKKFLSNKNWVPKPISLSGNTDCYQPLERKYWLTRQLLEVAWEYRQPVGIITKNSLVLRDKYILQKMAEHNLVCVFVSLTTLQEELRQKMEPRTATAAQRLKVIRELSELGIPVGVMTAPLIPGLNDFEVPRLLEEASNNGAKYAGYTVVRLNDAVKIIFNDWLYKNFPDRADKVWHQIEGLHGGQVNDSDFGRRMRGDGNLADIIRQQFRVQTKRLGMNQEKFEFNTSLFQRPNSQLSLF, translated from the coding sequence ATGACGCTTCCATTCGATACACCAGAGAACCCTTACTATAAAGGCCGGGGAGCACAGGTCAATCCCAAGAACCGGTTCCTGGAGCAGGAGTATGCCCAGGAACATGCGGAAGGCATCGATGAATGGTGGCAGGCGGATGTACCTACCCAGATATTCGAGGAGCATGCGAAAACGCTCGTGAATAAGGTGGATAGTCCCGATGTGGGGATGTGGTATTCCATGAACCCTTACCAGGGCTGCGAGCACGGCTGTATTTATTGTTATGCCCGCAATTCGCATCAGTACTGGGGTTTCAGCGCCGGTCTCGATTTCGAGCGGAAGATTGTGGCGAAGCGCAACGCACCGGAGCTGCTGAAAAAGTTCCTCAGCAATAAAAACTGGGTACCCAAACCGATCTCGCTGTCGGGTAACACCGATTGTTACCAGCCGCTGGAACGGAAGTACTGGCTCACGCGGCAGTTGCTCGAAGTAGCCTGGGAATACCGGCAGCCGGTGGGCATTATCACCAAAAACTCGCTGGTGCTGCGGGACAAATACATCCTGCAGAAAATGGCGGAGCATAACCTGGTGTGCGTGTTCGTATCGCTCACCACTTTGCAGGAAGAGCTGCGGCAGAAGATGGAGCCGCGTACGGCCACTGCCGCGCAGCGCCTCAAAGTGATCCGCGAACTGTCTGAGCTCGGCATCCCGGTGGGTGTGATGACGGCTCCGCTCATTCCGGGGCTCAATGATTTCGAAGTGCCGCGTTTGCTGGAGGAAGCGTCCAACAACGGGGCGAAATATGCCGGCTACACGGTGGTGCGGCTCAACGATGCGGTGAAGATCATCTTCAACGACTGGCTGTATAAAAACTTCCCCGACAGGGCCGACAAAGTATGGCACCAGATCGAAGGCCTGCACGGTGGCCAGGTGAACGACAGCGATTTCGGCCGGCGCATGCGTGGCGACGGCAACCTGGCGGATATCATCCGGCAGCAGTTCCGGGTACAGACCAAACGCCTCGGTATGAACCAGGAGAAGTTCGAGTTTAACACATCGCTGTTCCAGCGTCCTAACAGCCAGCTGAGCCTGTTCTGA
- a CDS encoding MutS-related protein, protein MQPATIYQQRIGDFKTRLAQTAARLKSLSMARLACFIVILYFGYQYFSSSFAGVWLLLAAAGVAGFVVSLVYYQRAKDEQAWLEAMLTLNERELKVVTEHVSEFENGEEFINDQHDFSGDLDVFGPSSLFQYLNRTGTRSGKQHLAKSLMEPMQDTAAIRDMQAAVRTLGGQIEFRQNYAAHAQLSKEGPKDVKELGLWLDAPMDFLHRRALAVAVWVLPAFVIAALVYYAISGNYIPMMLLLFVNWGVLLGNVKRVNAQHILLSNKEKLLHKFAALLHLIRQGDWKGAAWLEARQAKAAEADRDLKKLARISNVLDQRLNLLVGLVLNSFILYDLHCMLSLEKWKARHKKDVWDWLEVIAQMETVNSLATFAYNHPAYTYPELRDTPGMTGAAIGHPLIPAAECVVNDGSIGEREQFLIITGSNMSGKSTFLRSVGVNWLLALTGAPVCATRFSCHPVRIMTSMRIKDSIARHTSYFQAELQRLQHIIEVLKSGQQVFIILDEILKGTNSEDKLTGSRELIRNFLRFRCTGMIATHDLELGALEGEYPNQIRNYCFESSLSNGQLHFDYRMRPGIARNKNATFLMKQMEII, encoded by the coding sequence ATGCAACCCGCAACCATTTACCAGCAACGCATCGGCGACTTCAAAACCCGTCTGGCGCAAACCGCCGCCCGTCTGAAAAGCCTCAGTATGGCGCGTTTGGCCTGTTTCATCGTTATCCTGTATTTCGGCTACCAGTATTTTTCCAGTTCATTCGCCGGCGTATGGCTGCTGCTGGCAGCCGCGGGCGTAGCGGGCTTCGTGGTGTCGCTCGTGTATTACCAGCGGGCCAAAGATGAGCAGGCATGGCTGGAAGCGATGCTCACGCTCAATGAGCGGGAGTTGAAAGTGGTGACGGAGCATGTATCGGAATTCGAGAACGGTGAGGAGTTTATCAACGACCAGCACGATTTTTCCGGCGACCTCGATGTGTTCGGGCCGTCGTCTTTATTCCAGTATCTGAACCGTACCGGTACGCGCTCCGGCAAACAGCACCTCGCTAAATCGCTGATGGAACCGATGCAGGACACGGCAGCCATCCGTGATATGCAGGCGGCCGTGCGAACGCTCGGCGGACAGATCGAATTCAGGCAGAACTACGCCGCGCATGCGCAGCTGTCCAAAGAAGGACCGAAAGACGTCAAAGAACTCGGGCTCTGGCTGGACGCGCCGATGGACTTCCTGCACCGCCGCGCGCTGGCCGTGGCCGTGTGGGTATTGCCCGCGTTTGTCATCGCGGCACTGGTGTATTACGCGATCAGCGGGAATTACATCCCCATGATGCTGTTGCTGTTTGTCAACTGGGGCGTACTGCTGGGCAATGTAAAAAGAGTGAACGCGCAGCATATCCTGTTATCGAACAAAGAAAAACTGCTGCACAAATTCGCGGCGCTGCTCCACCTCATCCGGCAGGGCGACTGGAAAGGCGCGGCATGGCTGGAAGCCCGGCAGGCCAAGGCTGCGGAGGCAGACAGGGATCTGAAAAAACTGGCCCGTATCAGTAACGTGCTCGACCAGCGGCTGAACCTGCTGGTGGGGCTGGTGCTCAACTCATTCATCCTGTATGACCTGCATTGTATGTTGTCGCTCGAAAAATGGAAGGCGCGGCATAAAAAAGACGTGTGGGACTGGCTGGAAGTGATAGCGCAGATGGAAACCGTTAACAGTCTCGCTACATTCGCCTATAACCATCCCGCCTATACGTATCCAGAGCTCCGCGATACACCCGGCATGACGGGCGCGGCCATCGGCCACCCCCTCATTCCCGCGGCGGAATGTGTGGTTAACGACGGCAGCATCGGCGAGCGGGAGCAGTTTCTGATCATCACGGGGTCGAACATGTCCGGCAAAAGCACCTTCCTCCGCAGTGTAGGTGTTAACTGGCTGCTGGCATTGACCGGCGCGCCGGTATGCGCTACCCGTTTCAGTTGCCATCCCGTACGCATCATGACGTCGATGCGCATCAAAGATTCCATCGCGCGGCATACATCCTATTTCCAGGCTGAATTGCAGCGCCTGCAGCACATCATCGAAGTGCTGAAAAGCGGGCAGCAGGTATTTATCATCCTCGACGAAATCCTGAAAGGCACTAACTCCGAAGATAAACTCACCGGCTCCCGGGAGCTTATCCGCAATTTTCTCCGGTTCCGCTGTACGGGCATGATCGCCACGCACGATTTGGAGCTGGGTGCGCTGGAAGGCGAGTACCCCAACCAGATACGCAATTATTGTTTCGAAAGCAGTCTCAGTAACGGGCAACTGCATTTCGATTACCGCATGCGGCCCGGCATAGCGCGGAACAAGAATGCGACCTTCCTGATGAAACAGATGGAGATTATTTAG
- a CDS encoding NUDIX hydrolase, producing MYTKNINTHLIEIQDYFKAAISVDCVIFGFDENELKVLLIESDLKEFKGKWSLLGDIMHPDEDIETAAYRVLRERTGLDGVYMEQVQAFGGINRHPAGRVITIAYYSLVNIQHVELKTHSNELHWHAVKDIRQMAFDHKEILGTCLERLQHKVIEQPVGFNLLPKKFSLRELQNLYEAILDVKLDRRNFRKKFFAMDYLIDLNEEEQEVRHRPAKLYKFNQEKFDKQHKKSLGF from the coding sequence ATGTACACCAAAAACATTAACACCCATCTCATCGAGATCCAGGATTATTTTAAAGCAGCGATATCGGTCGACTGTGTGATATTCGGCTTTGATGAAAACGAACTGAAAGTACTGCTCATAGAATCCGATCTCAAAGAATTCAAAGGCAAATGGTCGCTGCTCGGCGATATCATGCATCCCGACGAAGACATCGAAACCGCCGCCTACCGCGTGCTCCGCGAGCGTACCGGCCTCGACGGCGTGTATATGGAACAGGTGCAGGCCTTCGGCGGCATCAACCGCCATCCCGCCGGCCGCGTGATCACCATCGCCTATTATTCGCTGGTGAACATCCAGCATGTGGAATTGAAAACCCACTCCAACGAGCTGCACTGGCACGCGGTGAAAGACATCCGGCAGATGGCCTTCGACCACAAGGAGATACTCGGCACCTGCCTGGAGCGGCTGCAGCACAAGGTGATCGAACAGCCGGTAGGGTTCAACCTGCTGCCGAAAAAATTCTCTTTACGCGAACTGCAGAACCTCTACGAGGCCATCCTCGATGTGAAGCTCGACCGGCGCAATTTCCGGAAGAAGTTTTTTGCGATGGACTACCTGATAGACCTCAACGAAGAAGAGCAGGAAGTGCGCCACCGGCCCGCAAAACTGTACAAGTTCAACCAGGAGAAATTCGACAAGCAGCACAAGAAAAGTCTGGGTTTTTGA
- a CDS encoding amidohydrolase yields the protein MLTRYSFPALLLLLLAACDRREKADLIVHHARIYTMDSANTVAAAMAIRNGEILAVGTNEFILERYEAADQQDAGGKAVYPGFNDAHAHFAGYAASLRTVDLRGTKSWAEVLERTKTFAAANPSGWVLGGGWDQNDWDNKSFPDKAGLDSLFPNTPVLLRRIDGHAAMANQAALDAAGVQPGQSLAGGTFETKNGRLTGLLVDNAIGRVSDKVPPPELPALIASLRKAEADLLAAGVTSLTDCGLSIPEMRLLDSLLQKDQLHLGLNIMLSDSEENISWLVKNGPYKNGRLQVRSVKFYGDGALGSRGACLLHDYSDKPGWKGFLLKDPAYFAKQAALLAGTDIQMCTHAIGDSANREILRIYASVLKGENDKRWRIEHAQVIDSADFGRFGENNIVPSVQPTHATSDMYWAGDRLGAQRVKYAYAFRRLLDQNGWIPLGTDFPVENINPLYTFYAAVARKDTSGYPKGGFQPENALSREDALRGMTIWPARAAFEEDKKGSLEPGKTADFVITSDDLMTVPEEKIPAIQILAAYIYGKARYSLK from the coding sequence ATGCTGACGCGCTACTCCTTCCCCGCCTTGTTGCTCCTGCTCCTGGCCGCCTGCGACCGGCGGGAAAAAGCAGACCTGATCGTTCACCACGCCCGCATCTATACCATGGATTCCGCCAATACCGTCGCCGCCGCCATGGCCATCCGCAACGGGGAAATACTGGCCGTGGGCACGAATGAATTTATCCTGGAAAGATATGAGGCCGCCGACCAGCAAGACGCCGGCGGGAAGGCCGTGTACCCCGGCTTTAACGACGCGCACGCACACTTTGCGGGATACGCCGCATCACTCCGCACGGTGGACCTGCGGGGCACGAAAAGCTGGGCCGAAGTGCTGGAAAGAACAAAAACCTTTGCAGCCGCCAACCCCTCCGGATGGGTGCTGGGTGGGGGCTGGGACCAGAACGACTGGGACAATAAATCCTTTCCCGATAAAGCCGGCCTAGACAGCCTTTTCCCCAACACACCCGTATTGCTCCGGCGGATAGACGGGCATGCCGCCATGGCCAACCAGGCCGCGCTGGACGCTGCGGGCGTGCAGCCTGGGCAAAGCCTTGCCGGCGGTACTTTCGAAACGAAAAACGGCCGGCTGACCGGCCTGCTGGTCGATAACGCCATCGGCAGGGTGAGCGACAAGGTGCCGCCACCGGAGTTGCCCGCGCTGATCGCCTCGCTGCGGAAAGCGGAAGCCGATTTGCTGGCGGCAGGCGTTACCAGCCTCACCGATTGCGGCCTCTCCATCCCGGAGATGCGCCTGCTCGACAGCCTGCTGCAAAAAGACCAGCTGCACCTGGGGCTGAACATCATGCTGAGCGATAGCGAAGAAAACATCAGCTGGCTGGTGAAAAACGGCCCTTATAAAAACGGCCGGCTGCAGGTAAGGAGCGTCAAGTTTTATGGCGACGGCGCCCTCGGTTCGCGCGGCGCCTGCCTGCTGCACGATTATTCCGACAAACCAGGGTGGAAAGGATTCCTGCTGAAAGACCCCGCGTATTTCGCGAAACAGGCCGCCCTGCTGGCTGGCACCGACATCCAGATGTGCACACATGCCATCGGCGATTCCGCCAACCGCGAAATACTTCGTATATACGCGTCCGTACTGAAAGGGGAAAACGATAAACGCTGGCGGATCGAACATGCGCAGGTGATCGATTCGGCGGACTTCGGCCGCTTCGGTGAAAACAACATCGTGCCCTCCGTGCAGCCCACCCATGCCACGTCGGACATGTACTGGGCCGGCGACCGCCTCGGCGCGCAGCGCGTGAAATACGCCTATGCCTTCCGCCGCCTGCTGGACCAGAACGGCTGGATACCTCTCGGCACCGACTTCCCCGTAGAGAACATCAATCCCCTGTATACCTTTTATGCGGCCGTTGCGCGGAAAGACACCAGCGGTTACCCCAAAGGCGGCTTCCAGCCGGAGAACGCCCTGAGCCGCGAAGACGCCCTGCGGGGCATGACCATCTGGCCCGCCCGCGCCGCTTTTGAAGAAGATAAAAAAGGCAGCCTCGAGCCCGGGAAGACCGCCGACTTCGTCATTACCAGCGACGACCTGATGACCGTTCCCGAAGAGAAAATTCCCGCAATTCAAATTTTAGCTGCTTATATTTACGGAAAGGCACGCTACTCATTAAAATAG
- the ligA gene encoding NAD-dependent DNA ligase LigA — MYTKETEITLARLGKTLLAQAAKPSKEAAGDLADSLKQVIRYSDWRYYIQDDPVLSDQEYDQLFAWLKQLEKDNPELVSPDSPTQRIASGLTKIFPTVQHLVPMLSLENSYNADDLVDWDRKARELAKLPEIEYCIEPKFDGASISLIYENDVLTRGATRGDGVQGDEITVNIRQIRTIPLSANFSAYGIQQIELRGEVLINKTTFAKLNEQRVSENLPPLANPRNAASGSLRIVDPNEVAKRGLEAFLYNMSYHTMQNGATEPDALQTHSNTLQMLWDLGFRSPNKEKKVVRGIQAVIDYCMEFEAKRDDLPYEIDGMVIKVNDYALQDKMGMTTHHPRWAMAYKFKARQATSKLRNVEFQVGRTGSITPVAKIDPVPIGGVMVGSISLFNEDVIKEKDLKIGDTVLVERAGDVIPYIVKSMADIRDGAERDIVFPTECPVCKDKLVRPEGESVWRCVNINCEAQVVERMIHFVSKDAMDIRSLGESNVRKFYTMGLLKDVPGIYTLDFDALSKLEGFGAKSITNLRTAIDASRSQPLHRLIFGLGIRYVGETTAKTLANAVDHLLDLSRFTEEELLALEDIGPKVAGSVRQFFLNEDNLHMLKRLEELGLNLNSTKGALSAEGTLSGQTFLFTGTLNKLKRSEAEEMVEQHGGKILSGVSSKLNYLIVGEDAGSKLEKAKKINTIKILSEDEFINMVQ, encoded by the coding sequence ATGTACACAAAAGAAACAGAAATAACCCTGGCGCGTTTGGGTAAAACCCTGCTGGCACAGGCCGCAAAACCGTCCAAAGAAGCTGCCGGCGACCTGGCGGATTCGCTGAAACAGGTGATCCGTTACAGCGACTGGCGTTACTACATCCAGGACGACCCCGTGCTCAGCGACCAGGAATACGACCAGCTGTTCGCCTGGCTCAAACAGCTGGAAAAAGACAACCCCGAGCTCGTATCGCCGGATTCCCCCACCCAGCGCATCGCGTCCGGGCTCACGAAGATTTTTCCCACGGTGCAGCACCTGGTGCCCATGCTGAGCCTCGAAAACTCTTATAATGCGGACGACCTGGTGGACTGGGACCGCAAGGCCCGCGAGCTGGCGAAGCTGCCCGAAATAGAATACTGCATCGAGCCCAAGTTCGACGGCGCCAGCATCTCCCTCATCTATGAAAACGATGTGCTCACCCGCGGCGCTACCCGCGGAGACGGGGTGCAGGGCGACGAGATCACCGTCAACATCCGGCAGATACGCACCATCCCGCTGTCCGCCAACTTTTCCGCATACGGCATCCAGCAGATCGAACTGCGCGGTGAAGTGCTCATCAACAAAACCACTTTCGCCAAACTGAACGAACAGCGGGTATCCGAAAACCTTCCCCCGCTGGCCAATCCAAGGAATGCGGCCTCCGGTTCCCTGCGCATCGTAGACCCGAATGAAGTGGCCAAACGCGGACTGGAAGCTTTTTTATACAACATGAGCTACCACACCATGCAGAACGGCGCAACGGAGCCCGATGCGCTGCAAACGCACAGCAATACCCTGCAGATGTTGTGGGACCTGGGTTTCAGGAGCCCCAACAAAGAAAAGAAAGTGGTGCGCGGCATACAGGCGGTGATCGATTACTGTATGGAATTCGAGGCGAAGCGCGACGATCTCCCGTATGAGATCGACGGCATGGTGATCAAAGTGAACGACTACGCCCTGCAGGATAAGATGGGGATGACCACCCACCATCCCCGCTGGGCCATGGCCTATAAATTCAAGGCCCGCCAGGCTACCAGCAAACTCCGTAACGTGGAGTTCCAGGTGGGCAGAACGGGCTCCATCACCCCCGTGGCGAAGATCGATCCCGTGCCCATCGGCGGCGTGATGGTCGGTTCCATTTCGCTGTTCAATGAAGATGTGATCAAAGAAAAGGATCTCAAGATCGGCGATACCGTGCTGGTGGAAAGAGCCGGCGACGTGATCCCCTACATCGTCAAATCCATGGCCGACATCCGCGACGGAGCCGAGCGCGACATCGTGTTCCCCACGGAATGCCCCGTGTGTAAAGACAAGCTGGTGCGCCCCGAAGGAGAAAGTGTATGGCGCTGCGTGAACATCAACTGCGAAGCGCAGGTGGTGGAAAGGATGATCCACTTCGTGAGCAAAGACGCCATGGACATCCGCAGCCTCGGCGAAAGCAACGTGCGCAAGTTTTATACGATGGGCCTGCTGAAAGATGTGCCCGGCATTTATACCCTCGACTTCGACGCCCTCTCCAAACTGGAAGGCTTCGGCGCCAAGTCGATCACCAACCTCCGCACCGCCATCGACGCCAGCCGCAGCCAGCCGCTGCACCGCCTCATTTTCGGGCTGGGCATCCGGTACGTGGGCGAAACCACGGCCAAAACGCTGGCCAACGCGGTGGATCACCTGCTCGACCTCAGCCGCTTCACCGAAGAAGAGCTGCTGGCGCTGGAAGACATCGGCCCGAAAGTAGCAGGTTCCGTGCGGCAGTTCTTCCTTAATGAAGACAACCTGCATATGCTGAAAAGGCTGGAAGAACTGGGCCTCAACCTCAACAGCACCAAAGGCGCTTTATCCGCCGAAGGCACCCTCAGCGGGCAAACCTTCCTGTTCACCGGCACGCTCAACAAACTGAAGCGCAGCGAGGCCGAAGAAATGGTGGAACAGCATGGCGGTAAAATACTGAGTGGCGTGAGCAGCAAACTGAACTACCTCATCGTAGGCGAAGACGCAGGCAGCAAACTCGAAAAAGCGAAAAAGATCAATACCATCAAGATCCTTTCGGAAGATGAATTCATAAACATGGTGCAATGA
- a CDS encoding methylmalonyl-CoA mutase family protein — protein MSYTPQHKVRIVTAAALFDGHDAAINIMRRIMQSTGAEVIHLGHNRSAAEIVDCAIQEDAQGIAVTSYQGGHIEFFKYMYDLLKEKGCGHIRIFGGGGGTILPSEIEELHAYGITRIYSPDDGRKFGLGGMIEDVIRQCDFETVKQGEWALSSDKLQRNDAPEIAKAITYAENFAMNGQLESLQKLAARKTPVLGITGTGGAGKSSVTDELVRRFLHEYGNRTVAVISVDPSKKKTGGALLGDRIRMNSIHHPRAYMRSLATRESDKAISLHIQEAIDICKAAGFDFIILETSGIGQSDTAIVDYCDVSLYVMTPEYGAASQLEKINMLDYADVIAINKFDKAGALDALHDVRKQYKRNNGLWEAKDDELPVVGTIASQFNDPGVNQLFGRIMHRIVEKTDVHFGEDRPDKPVQATSTKSQIIPPARVRYLAEIVSSIGEYGAWVNEQCALATQWYQLEGVLKTPGLKHAGELQEISTHVQSQLHPDCKQLITAWPALQEKYKADHYAFHVRDKEIKLPLVSESLSHSRIRKVSLPQYKDWGDILRWQLTENLPGEFPYAAGVFPLKREGEDPTRMFAGEGGPERTNKRFHYVSVDQPAKRLSTAFDSVTLYGEDPAYRPDIYGKIGNSGVSIATVDDAKKLYSGFDLCDPKTSVSMTINGPAPILLAFFMNAAIDQECEKYIARHGLSEQVKKTIEKKFSNHPLPHYNGSLPHGNSGLGLELLGISGSDVLEPEVYNKIKAHALSTVRGTVQADILKEDQAQNTCIFSTEFALKLMGDVQEYFITEKVRNFYSVSISGYHIAEAGANPITQLAFTLANGFTYVEYYLSRGMHIDDFAPNLSFFFSNGMDPEYAVIGRVARRIWAKAIRNKYKGNDRSQKLKYHIQTSGRSLHAQEIDFNDIRTTLQALYAIYDNCNSLHTNAYDEAITTPTEESVRRAMAIQLIINRELGTAKNENPNQGSFFIEELTDLVEEAVLAEFNRITERGGVLGAMERMYQRNKIQEESLYYESLKHSGEFPIIGVNTFLNKNGSPTIIPAEVIRSTQEEKEFQINALAAFQERHADLSTAKLKQLQAVAVQNGNLFAELMETVKYCSLGQITHALYEVGGQYRRNM, from the coding sequence ATGTCATATACACCACAACACAAGGTCCGTATCGTTACGGCAGCCGCATTATTTGACGGGCACGATGCTGCCATCAACATCATGCGCAGGATTATGCAAAGCACGGGAGCGGAAGTGATACACCTCGGCCACAACCGTTCCGCCGCGGAAATAGTGGATTGCGCCATCCAGGAAGATGCGCAGGGCATCGCCGTGACCTCCTACCAGGGCGGGCACATCGAGTTTTTCAAATACATGTACGACCTGCTGAAGGAAAAGGGCTGTGGCCACATCCGCATCTTCGGCGGCGGGGGCGGCACCATCCTGCCTTCCGAAATAGAAGAATTGCATGCATATGGCATTACCCGCATCTATTCCCCGGACGACGGCCGTAAATTCGGGCTCGGCGGTATGATCGAGGATGTTATCCGCCAATGTGATTTTGAGACCGTAAAACAGGGCGAATGGGCGCTGAGCAGCGATAAACTGCAGCGCAACGACGCCCCTGAAATAGCCAAGGCGATCACCTACGCCGAAAACTTCGCCATGAACGGGCAGCTGGAAAGCCTGCAAAAGCTGGCCGCCCGCAAAACACCCGTGCTCGGCATCACCGGCACCGGTGGCGCCGGCAAAAGCAGTGTGACGGACGAGCTGGTGCGGCGCTTCCTGCACGAATACGGCAACCGCACCGTTGCGGTGATCTCCGTGGATCCCTCCAAGAAAAAAACCGGCGGCGCCCTGCTCGGCGACCGCATCCGGATGAATAGCATCCACCACCCCCGCGCTTACATGCGCTCGCTGGCCACCCGCGAAAGCGACAAGGCCATCAGCCTGCACATCCAGGAAGCGATCGACATCTGCAAGGCGGCGGGTTTCGATTTCATCATCCTCGAAACGTCCGGCATCGGGCAGAGCGATACGGCGATCGTGGATTATTGCGACGTGTCGCTCTACGTAATGACGCCGGAATACGGCGCGGCTTCGCAGCTGGAAAAGATCAACATGCTCGATTATGCAGACGTGATCGCCATCAACAAATTCGACAAAGCCGGCGCGCTCGATGCCCTGCACGACGTGCGCAAACAATATAAACGCAACAACGGCCTCTGGGAAGCGAAAGACGATGAACTGCCGGTAGTGGGCACCATCGCCTCGCAGTTCAATGACCCCGGGGTGAACCAGCTCTTCGGCCGCATCATGCACCGCATCGTGGAAAAAACGGATGTGCATTTCGGGGAAGACCGCCCGGACAAACCCGTGCAGGCCACCTCCACCAAATCGCAGATCATCCCGCCCGCCCGCGTGCGCTACCTGGCGGAGATCGTCAGCTCCATCGGGGAATACGGCGCCTGGGTGAACGAACAATGCGCCCTCGCCACACAGTGGTACCAGCTGGAAGGGGTGCTGAAAACACCGGGACTGAAACACGCCGGAGAACTGCAGGAGATCAGCACGCACGTGCAATCGCAGCTGCATCCGGATTGTAAACAACTCATCACCGCATGGCCCGCCCTGCAGGAAAAATACAAAGCGGACCACTATGCGTTCCACGTAAGGGATAAAGAGATCAAACTGCCGCTGGTGTCTGAAAGTCTTTCCCATTCCCGCATCCGGAAGGTGAGCCTGCCGCAGTACAAAGACTGGGGCGATATCCTCCGCTGGCAGCTGACGGAAAACCTGCCAGGAGAATTCCCCTACGCCGCCGGCGTGTTCCCGCTGAAAAGGGAAGGCGAGGACCCTACCCGTATGTTTGCCGGGGAAGGCGGGCCCGAGCGTACCAACAAACGGTTTCACTATGTGTCCGTCGACCAGCCGGCCAAGCGCCTGTCCACCGCGTTCGACAGCGTAACGCTGTACGGTGAAGACCCTGCGTACCGCCCGGATATTTACGGCAAGATCGGCAACTCCGGGGTGAGCATCGCCACGGTAGACGATGCCAAAAAACTCTACAGCGGGTTTGATCTCTGTGATCCGAAAACCTCCGTGTCGATGACCATCAACGGCCCCGCGCCCATTCTGCTGGCGTTTTTCATGAACGCCGCCATCGACCAGGAATGTGAAAAGTATATCGCCAGACATGGGCTCTCGGAGCAGGTGAAAAAAACGATCGAAAAGAAGTTTTCCAACCACCCGCTGCCCCACTATAATGGCAGCCTTCCTCACGGCAACAGCGGCCTCGGCCTGGAGCTGCTGGGCATTTCCGGCAGCGACGTGCTGGAGCCGGAGGTATACAACAAAATCAAAGCTCATGCCCTCAGTACCGTGCGCGGTACGGTGCAGGCCGATATCCTGAAAGAAGACCAGGCGCAGAACACCTGCATCTTCTCCACGGAATTTGCGCTGAAACTGATGGGCGATGTGCAGGAATATTTTATCACGGAGAAAGTGAGGAATTTTTATTCCGTGAGCATTTCCGGTTATCACATCGCCGAAGCCGGCGCCAATCCCATCACCCAGCTGGCCTTTACGCTGGCCAACGGGTTTACGTACGTGGAGTATTACCTCAGCCGGGGCATGCACATCGACGACTTCGCGCCCAACCTGTCGTTTTTCTTCAGCAACGGCATGGACCCCGAATATGCCGTGATCGGCCGTGTGGCCCGCCGCATCTGGGCCAAGGCCATCCGCAACAAATACAAGGGGAACGACCGTTCGCAGAAACTGAAATATCATATCCAGACGTCCGGGCGCAGCCTGCATGCGCAGGAAATCGACTTCAACGATATCCGCACCACGCTGCAGGCGCTGTATGCGATTTACGACAACTGCAATTCGCTGCACACCAACGCCTACGACGAGGCCATCACCACGCCCACCGAAGAAAGCGTGCGCCGCGCCATGGCCATCCAGCTCATCATCAACCGCGAACTGGGCACCGCCAAAAACGAAAACCCCAACCAGGGCAGCTTCTTCATCGAAGAACTGACGGACCTGGTGGAAGAGGCCGTGCTGGCGGAGTTCAACCGCATTACCGAACGCGGCGGCGTGCTGGGCGCCATGGAAAGGATGTACCAGCGGAACAAGATCCAGGAAGAAAGCCTGTATTACGAATCGCTCAAACATTCCGGCGAATTCCCGATCATCGGCGTGAATACTTTCCTGAACAAAAATGGTTCACCCACCATTATTCCCGCGGAAGTAATTCGTTCCACCCAGGAAGAAAAAGAATTCCAGATCAACGCCCTCGCCGCGTTCCAGGAAAGGCACGCGGATCTCAGCACTGCCAAACTGAAACAATTGCAGGCGGTGGCCGTACAAAACGGCAACCTGTTCGCGGAACTGATGGAAACGGTGAAGTACTGCTCGCTCGGGCAGATCACCCATGCGCTGTACGAAGTAGGCGGACAGTACCGCAGGAACATGTAA